DNA from Lagenorhynchus albirostris chromosome 15, mLagAlb1.1, whole genome shotgun sequence:
cccataattTTGATagttctagttgtggtcttttcttttccttttagagaagtccttttaacatttcttgtaaagccagtTTACTGGTGCTAAACTTTTAGCCTTTACTTATCTGCAAAGctgtttatctctccttcaaatctgaatgatagccttgctgggtagactattcttggttgtagggtttttttcctttcatcactttgattATATCGTGCCACTTGCTTCTGTCCtgtatagtttctgctgaaaagtcagctcatGGTCCTATGAGGGTTCCTTTGTATGTAActaattgatttttctcttgctgcttttttttctttttttggccatgcagtgtGGCTTGTgaaatctcagttccccaaccaggaattgaaccctggccacggcagtgaaagatccaaatcctaaccactagacgaccagggaactcccgactcttgctgcttttaagattctctctttatctttaatttttgacgttttaattataatttgtcttggtgtggacctctttgggttcatcttgtttgggactctctgtacttcctagATGTGGATGTCTGTgccctttcccaggttagggaagttttcaactattatttttcaaataaattctctacccctttctgtcttctccttcttggGCCTCTAAACTGCAAATGTTAATATGCTTTaagttttcccagaggtctctcaagCTAAcctcatttttctaaattcttttttctgttcagcttgtaTAATTTCCACTACTCTGACTTCCAGTTTgctcatccattcctctgtatcatctaatcagCTGTTGATTATGACTGGtgtattttttcagttattgtgtccttcagctctgtttggttcttctttatattttctgactcTGTTAAATTTCTCACTTTGTTAATTCATTCTCCCATGTTTGTTGAGTATCTtatgataattaccttacacTCTTTGTCAGGTAGATTGCATATCTCCACTTGGTTTAGTTCTTCTTCtttggttttgtcttgttcctttgtttggaacatattcgtCTATCTCCTTGTTTTGCCTAAActtctgtttatttctatgtattaggtaggtcAGTTACATTTGGGAGAcatggccttatgtaggagatgtcctgtgGGGCTCAGCAGCATACTACCCTCTGGTCACTAGAGCTATATACTCTTGGGGTGCCCACTGTGTGGGCTGTGTGGGTCATTCTTTTGTGGCGGGACCAAGTACTGTGGACATGCTGGTAGGCAGGGCTGGCTCCCAGCCTAGTTGGCTGCCAGGTCCTGCCTCATGGGGTGGCTGCCAACCCACTggtggtggggctgggtcctggtgcaACTGGCTACAGGGCCCTAGGGGTCTCTGGGCTGGTGTTGGCCCATGGGTGGGAGGGCCAGATCCCTAGGGGGCTGAGGCTGGTGTTGGCCCGCTGGTGGGTGGGGAAGACCCTGGCactaataggctagagggagTACTCCAAAATGGctcttgccagcaccagtgtcctcatggTAAAACAAGCTCCCCCATATGGCTGCTGCcaatgtctgtgtccccaggtgGTGCCCCAGTTGATGCCTACTTCTCCAGGAGGCTGTCCAAGATTAGCAAGTGGTTCTGACTCAGGCTTCTTTCAAGTTACTGCCTCTGTGCTTGGAGAGCATGTGAGATTTGGCATGTACCCTTTAAGaccagagtctctgtttcctatagCTTTCCAGTTCTTCTGTAcataagccctgctggccttcaaagccaggtattctgggggctcatcttcccggTGCAGAATCCCTGGGCTGGGGATCCTGATGTGGTTCTTTAACCCCCCGCTCCTGGGGGAGAACCTATGAAGTTGTGATTATCTTGTCCTTTGTGGGTTGCCTACCTGGGGgtatgggttgtttttttaatagctctttatttatttataattgctttatttatcattttatttatttataattgcttcacaatactgtgttagtttctgttgtacagcaaagtgaatcagccatatgcatacacatgtccccatatcccctcccacttgagcctccttcccatcctccctatcccacccctctaggtcatcgcaaagcaccaaaccgatctccctgtgctatgcttccgcttcccaccagccaactattttacatttggtagtgtatatatgctgatgctactctcacttcaccccagcttcgccctcccaccccatgtcatcaagtccattctctatgtctacctctttattcctgccctgcaactaggttcatcagtaccattttttttttagattccatatatatgcgttagcatacaatatttgtttttctgacttacttcactctgtatgacagactctagatccatccacatcactacaaacaactcaatttcgtttctttttatggctgagtaatactccattgtatatatgtgctacatctttatccattcatctgtcagtggacacttaggttgcttccatgtcctgtctattgtaaatagtgctgcagtgaacattggggtgcatgtctctttttgaattatggttttctcagggtatatactcagtagtgggattgctgggtcatatggtagttctatttttagttttttaaggaacctccatactgttctccacagtggctgtatcaatttacattcccaccaacagtgcaggagggttcccttttcaccacatcctttccagcatttattgtttatagcttttttgataatggccattctgtatggcatgaggtgatacctcattgtagttttttttttttttcccacagtttCAGTCCCTTTAATTAGGTGCTCTGAAGAGAGGGCAGAATGGCAGACAAGGGGTGGAGAAGGTGGTGCTTCTTAAGCCCCTTTCAGTAACCGGTCAGTCCTCATCCTCTGGCAGCTGGATCTTGCTGGGGTCGAAGCAGTTGGAGTCCATGATGGGGAGGCCATTGGCCTCTCGGTATTTTACAAGCCTCTCAGCTTCCCGGCGGGCCCACTCCTGCATCCTGTAATCAGGCAGATAAGCCACAAAGGTGCTGCCAAGGACCAAGATGATGGAGAAGCCAAAGAAGAAGACGACCCGCATGTTCCAGAGGTCCACAGCAGGGTCCCTGTCATAACCGTGGGAGTCTGGGTTCTTCTCGTAGAGGTTTTTGTCCTCGGCATCCGGGTCCTCCTGCCAGTGTAAAGTCGGTTCCGGCGGCCGCTTTCCCGCCACAGCGGACGGGGCGATCACAGCCCTGGAGGAGCTGGATTCCCAGCAAACACGGGCAGCCGGGAGCCCTCGCCTCGCCGCCACCGCCAAAAGGCGGCGGCCGCACAAACCTAACATCCCGGCCACCATGACAGATCGTTCTGCAGTTTATCGGGGGTGGGGGCGGAAATGTGACTGAGCAGCTGCAGCTGGTCCGAGCGTGAGAATTGTCGCTCCGCCCCTGCCGCAATAGGTCCCGAGTCgagattttgttttcaaaatggcGAGGcgtcctctttccctccctctgtcaTGGCCTCATGGAAGACATCTTATCCTCTCCATCAGGCTAtggcctcattgtagttttgatttgcatttctttaataattggtgatgttgagcatcttttcttgtgcctcttggccatctgtatgtcttcctcggtgaaatgtctatttaggtctttcgcccattttttaactggattgtttgtttttttgatattgagctccatgagctatttgtatattttggagattaatcctttgttgcttcatttgcaaatattttctcccatttggagggttgtctttttggcttgtttatggtttcctttgctgtgcaaaaacttacAAGTTgaattaggtccatttgtttatttttgtttttatttccgttattctaggaggtaggtcaaaaaagatcttgctgtggtttatgtcagagtgtttttcctatgttttcctctaaaagttttgcagtgtctggtcttacatttaagtctttaatccatttggagtttatttttgtgtatggtgttagggagtgttctaatttcattctttcacatgtagctgtccagttttcccagcaccacttattgaagagactgtcttttctccattatatattcttgccttctttgtcataaattaggttcccatatgtgcgtgggtttatctgtgggcatTCTATCATGtaccgttgatctatatttctgtttttgtgacagtaccatactgtcttgattactgtagctttgtggtgtagtttgaagtcagggagcctgagtccttcaactccgtttttctttcttaagactgctttggctattcggagtcttttgtgtttccatacgaatagtaatattttttgttctaatcctgtgaagaatgccattggtagtttgatagggattgcattgaatctgtagattgctttgggtagtatagtcattttcacaatattgattcttctgatccaagaatatggtatatttctccatctgtttatgtcatctttgatttctttcatcagtgttttatagttttctgagtataaatTTTTCTCccccttaggcaggtttatttctaggcattttattatttttgttgcagtggtaaatgggagtgtttccttaatttctctttctgattttttgttgttggtgtataggaatgccagagatttctgtgcattaattttgtatcctgcaaccttaccagattcattgattagttctagtagttttctggtggcatctttaggattttctatgtatagtatcatgtcatcggcaaacagtgacagttttacttcttcttttccaatttgtattccttttatttctttttcttctctgactgccgtggctaggacttccaaaactatgttgaataagagtggcgagagtggacatccttgtcttgttcctgatcctagtggaaatgctttcagtttttcaacattgagtatgatgcttgctgtgggtttgtcatatatggcctttattatgttgaggtaggttccctctatgccccttttctggagagtttttatcataaatgggtgttgaattttgtcaaaagctttttctgcatctattgagatgatcatatggtttttattccttaatttgttaatgtggtgtatcacattgattgttttgcatatattgaatccttgcatccctgggataaatcccacttgatcatggtgtatgatccttttgatgtgctgttgaattctgtttgctagtattttgttcaatttttgcatctgtgttcatcagtgatattggtctataattttctttttttgtgatatttttttctggttttggtatcagggtgatggtggcttcgtagaatgaatttgggagtgtttctccctctgcaattttttggaagagtttgagatggatgggtgttagctcttctctaaatgtttgacagagttcacctgtgaagccatctggtcttggacttctgtttgttggaagatttttaattatggttgcAATTTAATtatttgtgataggtctgtttattttattttaaatttataattttggtGCATTGTCACCAGAGTTTTTGGCTGTTCTATTGTTACATTTTGatttattgagattttctttatggcttttttttttggctgtgttgggtcttccttgcggtgcacggactttctGTAGTTTCAGTGAGCGGGGCTACTGttcgctgtggtgcgtgggcttctcattgttttggcttctcttgttgcagagcacaggctctaggggcacgcgggcttagttgctttgtggaatgtgggatcctcccgggccagggattgaacccacgtcccctgcattggcaggcagattcttaaccactgcgccaccaaggaagcctctTTATGGCCTTTCTTAAaggttaatttttattaatgttccTTTGGAGACTTAAAAACTGgttttttcttgaattaaaaaatagttaagagatgggtatttctctaataattatttattaataccTAGTACATATATCCATCTAAAATTTTGAgattataaaatcaatatttgGCAATAATGTAAAACTATAGCAGTCCAATTAAAGGCATTGTAGACTGATACTTTCTTATTAAGAGGGAAATTTTTTCTGATGCATGCCGAAATTATGCAGTTTCCATGCATAATTTCTATGTGCACAATAAAGAATACTTTAGAACCTGAActgaaaatttaatgaaaaaaaatgtataaccattttagataaaataggaaaaaactaAAATCTATGGAATATCTTTATGGCGTTTAAATACAAAATTTGAAATTCTGTTAGAAGTAGGTTTTGTATTTAGTGtatgtacaaaatatttttattttgtctccaAGCATTTGCGAACAGTGTGCCATGatgttaattcattttaatttgacagatttatttatttattttaggcttatatatatatatatatatatatatttatatatttttttaattggagtatagttgatttacta
Protein-coding regions in this window:
- the LOC132505463 gene encoding NADH dehydrogenase [ubiquinone] 1 beta subcomplex subunit 11, mitochondrial-like; amino-acid sequence: MVAGMLGLCGRRLLAVAARRGLPAARVCWESSSSRAVIAPSAVAGKRPPEPTLHWQEDPDAEDKNLYEKNPDSHGYDRDPAVDLWNMRVVFFFGFSIILVLGSTFVAYLPDYRMQEWARREAERLVKYREANGLPIMDSNCFDPSKIQLPEDED